A window of Rubricoccus marinus contains these coding sequences:
- the rplI gene encoding 50S ribosomal protein L9: protein MKVILTEDHDTLGLRGDVVEVKNGYGRNFLVPRQLAVIASKSNVKRYTEERRQQEHKLEARREKDAQLAAKLEGTEVVIAMKTGEEDRIFGSITTQQIAEGLEAQGLPVDRRKITLTEDIKTVGVYPATVRISPEHTAEVKVKVVPNEETI from the coding sequence ATGAAAGTCATTCTGACTGAGGACCACGACACGCTCGGCCTTCGGGGCGACGTCGTCGAGGTCAAGAACGGATACGGGCGCAACTTCCTCGTGCCCCGCCAGCTCGCGGTCATCGCGAGCAAGTCCAACGTGAAGCGTTACACCGAGGAGCGCCGGCAGCAGGAGCACAAGCTCGAAGCCCGTCGCGAGAAGGACGCGCAACTCGCGGCCAAGCTCGAAGGCACCGAGGTTGTCATCGCGATGAAGACCGGCGAGGAGGATCGCATCTTCGGATCGATCACCACGCAGCAGATCGCCGAGGGCCTCGAAGCCCAGGGCCTGCCCGTCGACCGCCGCAAGATCACGCTGACCGAGGACATCAAGACCGTGGGCGTCTACCCCGCAACGGTCCGGATCTCCCCGGAGCACACGGCGGAGGTCAAGGTCAAGGTGGTCCCCAACGAGGAGACCATCTAG
- the rpsR gene encoding 30S ribosomal protein S18, whose amino-acid sequence MAGSTNDTLERIAAPGARHERQSCPFKAAGIEYIDYKDVETLKQYINEQGRIFPRRMTGVSAKFQRQLTTAIKRARHCALLPFVADNVK is encoded by the coding sequence ATGGCGGGCTCCACGAACGACACCCTGGAGCGCATCGCGGCGCCCGGTGCGCGTCACGAGCGCCAGAGCTGCCCGTTCAAGGCCGCCGGTATCGAGTACATCGACTACAAGGACGTCGAGACGCTCAAGCAGTACATCAACGAGCAGGGCCGGATCTTCCCGCGTCGCATGACCGGAGTCTCCGCCAAGTTCCAGCGCCAGCTGACGACCGCCATCAAGCGCGCCCGTCACTGCGCCCTTCTGCCCTTCGTCGCCGACAACGTCAAGTAG
- the rpsF gene encoding 30S ribosomal protein S6, which produces MATKPPMYELMYIINPVLNEEQTADIVKRVDAYLKENEATIDNTNVQGSQRLAYPIEKKRNGYYVIVNFSAPGEFIARLDRALRINDDIMRHLLLRYDAKMARHYEAMKTGDAPKMPTRTESA; this is translated from the coding sequence ATGGCTACCAAGCCCCCGATGTACGAACTGATGTACATCATCAACCCTGTTCTCAACGAGGAGCAGACCGCTGACATCGTCAAGCGCGTCGATGCCTACCTCAAGGAGAACGAGGCGACCATCGACAACACGAACGTCCAAGGCAGCCAGCGGCTGGCCTACCCCATCGAGAAGAAGCGGAACGGCTACTACGTGATCGTCAACTTCTCGGCGCCCGGCGAGTTCATCGCCCGTCTCGATCGCGCCCTGCGCATCAACGACGACATCATGCGGCACCTCCTCCTTCGCTACGACGCGAAGATGGCGCGCCACTACGAAGCCATGAAGACGGGCGACGCGCCGAAGATGCCCACCCGTACCGAATCCGCCTAA